A region of Anopheles merus strain MAF chromosome 2R, AmerM5.1, whole genome shotgun sequence DNA encodes the following proteins:
- the LOC121591106 gene encoding geranylgeranyl transferase type-2 subunit beta, with protein sequence MAFTSNDVRISDDSKELHFNKHVDYIANHGNDKNDYEYCMTEFLRMSGIYWGVTGLDLMNELGRLDKASIIEFIKKCQCPVTGGIAACEGHDPHMLYTLSAVQILVIYDCLDAIDTELVAKYVASLQQLDGSFFGDKWGEVDTRFSFCAVAILSLIGRMDVMDVEKAVTFVMSCCNSDGGFGSKPNAESHAGLIYCCVGFLSITDQLHRLDCERLAWWLCERQLPSGGLNGRPEKLPDVCYSWWVLASLTIIGRLHWISSEKLENFILSCQDAETGGFADRTGNMPDIFHTLFGLGALSLLGDKRLKPVNPTFCMPQYVIERCNLKPKVIVL encoded by the exons ATG GCATTCACCTCGAACGATGTGAGAATATCCGATGACTCGAAGGAATTGCACTTCAACAAGCATGTGGACTACATCGCAAACCATGGCAACGACAAGAACGACTAC GAGTACTGTATGACCGAGTTTCTTCGAATGTCCGGAATTTACTGGGGCGTGACGGGACTGGATCTGATGAACGAGCTGGGCCGGCTGGACAAAGCGTCGATTATCGAGTTCATTAAGAAGTGCCAGTGTCCGGTGACGGGTGGCATCGCTGCCTGCGAAGGTCACGATCCGCACATGCTGTATACGCTGAGTGCGGTGCAGATACTGGTCATCTACGACTGTCTGGACGCGATCGATACGGAGCTGGTAGCAAAGTATGTGGCCTCACTGCAGCAGCTGGACGGAAGCTTCTTCGGGGACAAGTGGGGCGAGGTGGACACTCGGTTTTCCTTCTGTGCGGTTGCCATTCTTAGCTTGATT GGTCGAATGGACGTGATGGATGTGGAAAAGGCGGTGACGTTCGTCATGTCGTGCTGCAACTCGGACGGTGGCTTTGGATCGAAACCGAACGCGGAAAGTCACGCCGGATTGATCTACTGCTGCGTGGGCTTTCTCTCGATAACGGATCAACTGCACCGGCTGGATTGTGAGCGGCTGGCGTGGTGGCTTTGCGAGCGACAGCTGCCGAGCGGTGGCCTAAACGGACGGCCGGAGAAGCTGCCCGACGTTTGCTACTCCTGGTGGGTGTTGGCGTCCCTCACCATCATCGGCCGGTTGCACTGGATCAGTTCGGAGAAGCTGGAGAACTTTATCCTCTCGTGCCAGGACGCGGAGACGGGCGGATTTGCGGACCGTACCGGCAACATGCCGGATATATTTCACACCCTGTTCGGGCTCGGTGCGCTGTCCCTGCTGGGCGACAAGCGGCTGAAGCCGGTCAATCCTACCTTCTGCATGCCACAGTACGTGATCGAACGGTGCAATCTGAAGCCGAAGGTAATCGTGCTGTAA
- the LOC121591097 gene encoding SAFB-like transcription modulator isoform X1 has protein sequence MTETPEKRKLSELRVVDLKLELEKRGKDGNGVKNVLLERLTQTLRDEGLDPETMEFEIAAGKASVKKVRASTGGKTDEESGSTADAAASSEQNADSTETSQPAEDSKASDEEPAVENGKGTEEKEEEEQLNGKATDATQPEESEEKESEAAEEPAQEKVSVEQKKEEFVKPTESVSQEKVVATKQEESKPVDLKEDSKEADNEDSLNLTIGEEDEKLLHDSNMEVEQKEEETQKKEQSSAKAKENASEDSKKNDDKREGKIEKSVVTSSTEKDGAATKTTASSSSSSSSTAASARSGGEKATTASPASTTNSTAASASTTAGGDDKTKGGGSTDGGSGSAANVSRNLWVSRLSSLTRATDLKQIFSKYGKVIGAKVVTNSRTPGTRCYGYVTMASAKDATECINHLHRTELHGRLISVERAKSELGPARSSSTGADSSSAKATTASSSNASGKSSGTGGKSDTKPKTSSSTSNSDKKKNGDVSKTSANASAADKDKKPAPKDRAKPAAASARPARTPASDGKRPSTAGGTGTSRSAGASGTGGEKSGGAAASKSSDNVAASAGRRSRDRSRSSRDRRSNTHGSSSQVRDRQQRSRGSSRGATGPRERDSRESREVLSLQKIREERERHRLRERERQLREEERRRREIRARQREEEERLQREREKLAAERERIEKEKAELLRIVRERQKLEREKIELEHLELKQQQRKIEEAKRSLKRPSTDRYDDDRKRPAPDRRVEAPPPPRFDSSITSSSGRRSNYDRIPSTDKKSRLDDYPASSSSSSKRDDFRRDTFKRGDDYRRGGDDYKRGGDDYKRSGDDFKRDSRDDYKSSGRSGDDYGKRDSGYSKRDLDRPISSSYDSRGGGGGGGGSGLLSQSLGKESRYSDRSNDYRGGGGGVSGSSGGGLNGGSGGGGRGDDRDRNNSSSSRYGNDRTSGGNGTASGGGNWHSSAGLSQISGISSLGNWGDKTNDGGSGGGGGGWRNMDNGQDRYDRTYNERKPMPMSSGGGGGGGGGGGGFMDQSRANQFMGGSGGRPQDRYGQSMSNRFDNGRY, from the exons ATGACGGAAACGCCCGAAAAGCGAAAACTCAGTGAACTGCGCGTGGTGGACCTGAAGCTGGAGCTGGAAAAGCGTGGAAAGGATGGCAACGGTGTGAAAAATGTGCTTCTGGAGCGGCTCACTCAG ACGTTGCGGGACGAGGGGCTCGATCCGGAGACGATGGAGTTTGAGATAGCCGCTGGCAAGGCGTCCGTGAAGAAGGTGAGAGCTAGCACGGGCGGTAAGACGGATGAAGAATCGGGCAGCACTGCGGATGCGGCGGCCAGCAGTGAGCAGAATGCTGACTCAACGGAGACTAGTCAGCCGGCCGAGGATAGCAAAGCGTCGGACGAAGAGCCAGCTGTCGAAAATGGAAAGGGAacggaggagaaggaggaagaggagcaaCTAAACGGAAAGGCCACTGACGCAACGCAGCCGGAAGAGAGCGAGGAGAAGGAATCGGAAGCCGCGGAAGAGCCGGCTCAGGAGAAGGTCAGTGTGGagcagaagaaggaagaaTTCGTGAAG CCAACCGAAAGTGTGTCGCAGGAAAAGGTGGTGGCCACCAAGCAGGAAGAAAGCAAGCCCGTGGATCTGAAGGAAGACTCGAAGGAAGCAGACAATGAGGACTCCCTGAACCTTACGATCGGCGAGGAGGATGAAAAGTTGCTTCACGATAGCAACATGGAGGTAGAGCAGAAGGAGGAAG AGACGCAAAAGAAGGAACAATCGTCCGCAAAGGCTAAAGAAAATGCCTCCGAAGACTCGAAGAAAAACGACGACAAGCGAGAGGGAAAGAT CGAGAAGAGCGTGGTTACCTCCAGCACGGAGAAAG ACGGCGCGGCAACTAAAacaacagcatcatcatcgtcatcctcATCGTCAACGGCAGCGTCGGCGAGATCGGGAGGCGAAAAGGCGACGACAGCGTCGCCCGCCAGCACGACCAACTCTACCGCCGCCTCCGCCAGCACCACTGCCGGCGGCGACGATAAGACGAAGGGAGGAGGAAGCACGGACGGTGGCAGCGGCTCCGCCGCGAACGTGAGCCGCAACCTGTGGGTATCGCGGCTGTCCTCGCTGACCCGGGCCACCGATCTGAAGCAAATCTTTTCCAAGTACGGCAAAGTGATTGGTGCCAAGGTGGTCACCAACTCGAGGACGCCCGGGACGCGCTGCTACGGGTACGTCACGATGGCCTCGGCCAAGGACGCGACGGAGTGCATCAACCATCTGCATCGCACCGAGCTGCACGGTCGGCTGATTTCGGTGGAACGCGCCAAATCGGAGCTGGGGCCGGCGCGCTCCTCGTCCACGGGGGCGGACTCTTCGTCGGCGAAGGCGACCACCGCATCGAGCAGCAACGCATCCGGCAAGAGTTCTGGGACTGGGGGCAAAAGCGACACGAAACCGAAAACATCTTCTTCCACGTCCAACAGcgacaagaagaagaatggcgACGTTTCGAAGACGAGCGCCAACGCCTCCGCCGCCGACAAGGACAAGAAACCGGCGCCGAAAGATCGCGccaaaccagcagcagcatcagcacgtCCAGCACGAACTCCGGCGTCCGACGGTAAACGCCCATCAACTGCCGGGGGAACAGGTACATCGCGGTCTGCCGGCGCATCCGGGACCGGAGGTGAGAAGAGTGGAGGAGCAGCAGCGAGCAAAAGCAGCGACAACGTGGCCGCGTCGGCCGGTCGCCGTAGCCGTGATCGGAGCCGCTCGTCCCGCGATCGCCGCTCAAACACGCACGGATCGTCGTCGCAGGTGCGGGACCGGCAGCAGCGCAGCCGTGGCAGCAGCCGGGGAGCGACAGGCCCCAGGGAGCGCGACTCGCGCGAGTCGCGCGAGGTTCTGTCTTTGCAGAAGATACGCGAGGAACGGGAGCGCCACCGGCTGCGCGAACGGGAGCGGCAGCTGCGCGAGGAGGAACGCCGCCGGCGGGAGATCCGCGCCCGGCAacgcgaggaggaggagcgaCTGCAGCGCGAGCGGGAAAAGCTGGCCGCCGAGCGCGAGCGTATCGAAAAGGAGAAGGCGGAGCTGCTGCGGATCGTGCGCGAGCGGCAGAAGCTCGAGAGGGAGAAGATCGAGCTCGAGCATCTGGAGCTGAAACAGCAGCAAAGGAA GATCGAAGAGGCAAAGAGGTCGTTGAAGCGCCCGTCAACCGACCGGTATGATGATGATCGCAAGCGGCCCGCACCCGACAGGCGCGTTGaagcaccaccgccaccgaggTTCGATTCTTCGATCACCTCCAGTTCCGG TAGACGCTCCAACTACGACCGCATTCCGTCGACCGACAAGAAGAGTCGGTTGGACGATTACCCTGcatcgtcctcgtcctcctccaagcgagatgACTTCCGAAGGGACACCTTCAAGCGCGGTGACGATTACAGGCGCGGTGGCGATGACTACAAGCGCGGCGGAGACGACTATAAGCGCAGTGGAGATGACTTTAAGCGCGACTCTCGCGATGACTACAAATCGAGCGGCCGTTCGGGCGATGACTATGGCAAACGGGACAGTGGCTACAGCAAGCGCGATCTAGATCGTCCTATCTCCAGCTCGTACGATAGCCGtggaggcggtggtggtggtggtggcagtggcCTCCTTTCGCAATCGCTAGGCAAGGAGAGCCGCTATTCGGATCGCTCGAATGACTATCGCGGTGGCGGCGGAGGCGTCAGTGGTAGTAGCGGAGGCGGTCTGAACGGTGGAAGCGGCGGAGGCGGTCGTGGCGATGATCGTGATCGCAACAATTCCTCCAGCAGCCGGTACGGTAACGATCGTACGAGCGGCGGCAATGGAACGGCTTCCGGTGGCGGCAACTGGCACAGCAGCGCCGGGCTGTCGCAGATCAGTGGAATATCGTCGCTCGGCAATTGGGGCGATAAGACGAACgatggcggcagcggcggtggtggtggtggctggaGAAACATGGACAACGGCCAGGATCGGTACGATCGGACGTACAACGAGCGCAAACCGATGCCGATGTCctccggcggtggtggcggtggcggaggGGGAGGAGGTGGCTTCATGGATCAGTCGCGCGCGAATCAGTTCATGGGCGGCAGTGGCGGAAGGCCCCAGGACCGGTACGGCCAATCGATGTCCAATCGGTTCGACAACGGTCGCTACTAA
- the LOC121591103 gene encoding solute carrier family 25 member 40-like isoform X1, which translates to MARSVGSSVAVAPGEDMDDSRFRIRPYQQILSSCSGALVTSLFMTPLDVVKTRLQAQQKVLISNKCYLYCNGLMDHICPCGPNGPMAPSTISKRPLHFTGTIDAFTKISRYEGVPSLWSGLGPTLILALPTTVIYFVAYEQFRIRLKELYQRRKGRDAELPIWLPLLAGSSARVLAVTIVNPLELIRTKMQSEKLSYREVGQAFRSMLRVQGILGLWKGFFPTILRDVPFSGIYWTTYESFKKHFNVSQPTFAFSFAGGAISGGVAAFFTVPFDVVKTHQQIAFGEQFLYAQNGDSKAAGPKNPVRSIGTFETMGRIFQMNGIRGLFAGLTPRLVKVAPACAIMIASFEYGKNFFYRYNVQRYQERKDRVASGSGDGSVVSSSSSASLVNRARQINKY; encoded by the exons ATGGCTCGCAGTGTGGGCAGCAGTGTCGCAGTAGCGCCAGGAGAAGATATGGACGACAGTCGCTTTCGGATTCGACCCTATCAGCAGATACTATCATCCTGTAGCGGCGCATTGGTAACGTCGCTATTTA TGACTCCACTGGACGTGGTCAAGACTCGGCTGCAGGCACAACAGAAGGTGCTGATATCAAACAAATGCTATCTGTACTGCAACGGGCTGATGGATCATATCTGTCCCTGTGGTCCGAACGGTCCGATGGCCCCATCGACAATCAGCAAGCGTCCCCTACACTTCACCGGAACGATC GATGCGTTTACCAAAATCAGTCGCTACGAGGGCGTCCCGTCGCTCTGGTCCGGACTCGGGCCCACGCTGATACTGGCCCTTCCGACGACAGTCATTTACTTCGTTGCGTACGAACAATTCCGCATCCGCCTGAAGGAACTGTACCAAAGAAGGAAAGGGCGGGACGCTGAGCTGCCGATCTGGTTGCCCCTGCTGGCCGGCAGCTCGGCCCGCGTGCTCGCCGTCACCATCGTGAATCCGCTCGAGCTGATCCGCACCAAGATGCAGTCGGAGAAGCTGAGCTATCGGGAGGTTGGCCAGGCGTTCCGCAGCATGCTCCGGGTGCAGGGCATTCTGGGGCTGTGGAAAGGGTTCTTTCCCACGATTCTGCGCGATGTGCCGTTCAGTGGCATCTACTGGACGACGTACGAATCGTTCAAGAAGCACTTCAACGTCAGCCAACCGACGTTCGCGTTCAGCTTCGCCGGCGGTGCCATTTCCGGCGGGGTGGCCGCCTTCTTCACCGTTCCGTTCGACGTGGTCAAAACGCACCAGCAGATCGCGTTCGGGGAGCAGTTCCTGTACGCGCAGAACGGTGACAGCAAAGCGGCCGGGCCCAAGAACCCCGTCCGATCCATCGGTACGTTCGAGACGATGGGCAGGATATTCCAGATGAACGGTATCCGGGGGCTGTTCGCGGGCTTAACGCCGCGCCTGGTCAAGGTGGCACCGGCGTGCGCCATCATGATCGCATCGTTCGAGTATGGCAAGAACTTTTTCTACCGCTACAATGTGCAGCGCTACCAGGAGCGCAAGGACCGAGTGGCGTCCGGTTCCGGCGACGGTTCTGTGGTTAGTAGCAGTTCCTCCGCTTCGCTCGTTAATCGCGCACGCCAGATAAACAAGtactaa
- the LOC121591104 gene encoding mannose-1-phosphate guanyltransferase beta, which produces MGVVGKGDGMRALILVGGYGTRLRPLTLSTPKPLVEFANKPILLHQIEALVEAGVTQVILAVSYRAEQMEAELSAQVERLGVKLIFSHETEPLGTAGPLALAKSILAESTEPFFVLNSDIICDFPFKELEQFHRRHGREGTIVVTRVEEPSKYGVVLYADDGCIKSFIEKPQEFVSNKINAGMYVLNPSVLARIELKPTSIEKEIFPVMSHEQELYAFELNGFWMDIGQPRDFLTGMCLYLTSLRQRQPDRLYSGPAGFVGNVLVDPTAKIGAGCRIGPNVTIGPNVVIEDGVCIKRCTILKDAIIKSHSWLDSCIIGWRCVVGRWVRLEGTTVLGEDVIVKDEIYINGGQVLPHKSIALSVPEPQIIM; this is translated from the coding sequence ATGGGTGTCGTCGGAAAAGGTGACGGAATGAGGGCGCTAATCCTGGTCGGCGGATACGGTACGCGGCTGCGGCCGCTAACACTCAGCACGCCAAAACCGCTGGTCGAGTTTGCCAACAAGCCGATCCTGCTGCACCAGATCGAGGCACTGGTCGAGGCGGGCGTAACCCAGGTCATACTGGCCGTGTCGTACCGGGCGGAACAGATGGAAGCGGAACTGTCGGCCCAGGTCGAGCGGCTCGGCGTCAAGTTGATCTTTTCCCACGAGACGGAACCGCTCGGCACGGCCGGCCCGCTGGCGCTGGCCAAGTCCATCCTCGCCGAAAGCACCGAACCGTTCTTCGTGCTCAACTCCGACATCATCTGTGACTTTCCGTTCAAAGAGCTGGAGCAGTTCCATCGGCGGCACGGGCGCGAGGGCACGATCGTGGTGACACGTGTCGAGGAACCGTCCAAGTACGGCGTCGTGCTGTACGCGGATGACGGCTGCATCAAGAGCTTCATCGAGAAGCCGCAGGAGTTCGTGAGCAACAAAATCAACGCCGGCATGTACGTGCTCAacccgtccgtcctggcccgGATCGAGCTGAAGCCAACGTCCATCGAGAAGGAGATCTTCCCGGTCATGTCGCACGAGCAGGAGCTGTACGCGTTCGAACTGAACGGGTTTTGGATGGACATTGGGCAGCCGCGCGACTTCCTTACCGGCATGTGCCTCTACCTGACCTCGCTGCGCCAGCGGCAACCGGACCGGCTGTACAGCGGACCGGCCGGATTCGTGGGCAACGTCCTGGTGGATCCGACCGCCAAGATTGGGGCCGGCTGTCGCATCGGACCGAACGTCACGATCGGCCCGAACGTGGTCATCGAGGACGGGGTGTGCATCAAGCGGTGTACCATCCTGAAGGACGCCATCATCAAGTCACACTCCTGGCTGGACAGCTGCATTATCGGGTGGCGCTGTGTCGTCGGCCGCTGGGTGCGGCTCGAAGGCACGACCGTGCTCGGCGAGGACGTGATCGTGAAGGACGAAATCTACATCAACGGTGGTCAGGTGCTGCCACACAAAAGCATCGCACTGAGCGTTCCCGAGCCGCAGATCATCATGTAG
- the LOC121591097 gene encoding SAFB-like transcription modulator isoform X2 gives MTETPEKRKLSELRVVDLKLELEKRGKDGNGVKNVLLERLTQTLRDEGLDPETMEFEIAAGKASVKKVRASTGGKTDEESGSTADAAASSEQNADSTETSQPAEDSKASDEEPAVENGKGTEEKEEEEQLNGKATDATQPEESEEKESEAAEEPAQEKVSVEQKKEEFVKPTESVSQEKVVATKQEESKPVDLKEDSKEADNEDSLNLTIGEEDEKLLHDSNMEVEQKEEETQKKEQSSAKAKENASEDSKKNDDKREGKIEKSVVTSSTEKDGAATKTTASSSSSSSSTAASARSGGEKATTASPASTTNSTAASASTTAGGDDKTKGGGSTDGGSGSAANVSRNLWVSRLSSLTRATDLKQIFSKYGKVIGAKVVTNSRTPGTRCYGYVTMASAKDATECINHLHRTELHGRLISVERAKSELGPARSSSTGADSSSAKATTASSSNASGKSSGTGGKSDTKPKTSSSTSNSDKKKNGDVSKTSANASAADKDKKPAPKDRAKPAAASARPARTPASDGKRPSTAGGTGTSRSAGASGTGGEKSGGAAASKSSDNVAASAGRRSRDRSRSSRDRRSNTHGSSSQVRDRQQRSRGSSRGATGPRERDSRESREVLSLQKIREERERHRLRERERQLREEERRRREIRARQREEEERLQREREKLAAERERIEKEKAELLRIVRERQKLEREKIELEHLELKQQQRKIEEAKRSLKRPSTDRYDDDRKRPAPDRRVEAPPPPRFDSSITSSSGRSNYDRIPSTDKKSRLDDYPASSSSSSKRDDFRRDTFKRGDDYRRGGDDYKRGGDDYKRSGDDFKRDSRDDYKSSGRSGDDYGKRDSGYSKRDLDRPISSSYDSRGGGGGGGGSGLLSQSLGKESRYSDRSNDYRGGGGGVSGSSGGGLNGGSGGGGRGDDRDRNNSSSSRYGNDRTSGGNGTASGGGNWHSSAGLSQISGISSLGNWGDKTNDGGSGGGGGGWRNMDNGQDRYDRTYNERKPMPMSSGGGGGGGGGGGGFMDQSRANQFMGGSGGRPQDRYGQSMSNRFDNGRY, from the exons ATGACGGAAACGCCCGAAAAGCGAAAACTCAGTGAACTGCGCGTGGTGGACCTGAAGCTGGAGCTGGAAAAGCGTGGAAAGGATGGCAACGGTGTGAAAAATGTGCTTCTGGAGCGGCTCACTCAG ACGTTGCGGGACGAGGGGCTCGATCCGGAGACGATGGAGTTTGAGATAGCCGCTGGCAAGGCGTCCGTGAAGAAGGTGAGAGCTAGCACGGGCGGTAAGACGGATGAAGAATCGGGCAGCACTGCGGATGCGGCGGCCAGCAGTGAGCAGAATGCTGACTCAACGGAGACTAGTCAGCCGGCCGAGGATAGCAAAGCGTCGGACGAAGAGCCAGCTGTCGAAAATGGAAAGGGAacggaggagaaggaggaagaggagcaaCTAAACGGAAAGGCCACTGACGCAACGCAGCCGGAAGAGAGCGAGGAGAAGGAATCGGAAGCCGCGGAAGAGCCGGCTCAGGAGAAGGTCAGTGTGGagcagaagaaggaagaaTTCGTGAAG CCAACCGAAAGTGTGTCGCAGGAAAAGGTGGTGGCCACCAAGCAGGAAGAAAGCAAGCCCGTGGATCTGAAGGAAGACTCGAAGGAAGCAGACAATGAGGACTCCCTGAACCTTACGATCGGCGAGGAGGATGAAAAGTTGCTTCACGATAGCAACATGGAGGTAGAGCAGAAGGAGGAAG AGACGCAAAAGAAGGAACAATCGTCCGCAAAGGCTAAAGAAAATGCCTCCGAAGACTCGAAGAAAAACGACGACAAGCGAGAGGGAAAGAT CGAGAAGAGCGTGGTTACCTCCAGCACGGAGAAAG ACGGCGCGGCAACTAAAacaacagcatcatcatcgtcatcctcATCGTCAACGGCAGCGTCGGCGAGATCGGGAGGCGAAAAGGCGACGACAGCGTCGCCCGCCAGCACGACCAACTCTACCGCCGCCTCCGCCAGCACCACTGCCGGCGGCGACGATAAGACGAAGGGAGGAGGAAGCACGGACGGTGGCAGCGGCTCCGCCGCGAACGTGAGCCGCAACCTGTGGGTATCGCGGCTGTCCTCGCTGACCCGGGCCACCGATCTGAAGCAAATCTTTTCCAAGTACGGCAAAGTGATTGGTGCCAAGGTGGTCACCAACTCGAGGACGCCCGGGACGCGCTGCTACGGGTACGTCACGATGGCCTCGGCCAAGGACGCGACGGAGTGCATCAACCATCTGCATCGCACCGAGCTGCACGGTCGGCTGATTTCGGTGGAACGCGCCAAATCGGAGCTGGGGCCGGCGCGCTCCTCGTCCACGGGGGCGGACTCTTCGTCGGCGAAGGCGACCACCGCATCGAGCAGCAACGCATCCGGCAAGAGTTCTGGGACTGGGGGCAAAAGCGACACGAAACCGAAAACATCTTCTTCCACGTCCAACAGcgacaagaagaagaatggcgACGTTTCGAAGACGAGCGCCAACGCCTCCGCCGCCGACAAGGACAAGAAACCGGCGCCGAAAGATCGCGccaaaccagcagcagcatcagcacgtCCAGCACGAACTCCGGCGTCCGACGGTAAACGCCCATCAACTGCCGGGGGAACAGGTACATCGCGGTCTGCCGGCGCATCCGGGACCGGAGGTGAGAAGAGTGGAGGAGCAGCAGCGAGCAAAAGCAGCGACAACGTGGCCGCGTCGGCCGGTCGCCGTAGCCGTGATCGGAGCCGCTCGTCCCGCGATCGCCGCTCAAACACGCACGGATCGTCGTCGCAGGTGCGGGACCGGCAGCAGCGCAGCCGTGGCAGCAGCCGGGGAGCGACAGGCCCCAGGGAGCGCGACTCGCGCGAGTCGCGCGAGGTTCTGTCTTTGCAGAAGATACGCGAGGAACGGGAGCGCCACCGGCTGCGCGAACGGGAGCGGCAGCTGCGCGAGGAGGAACGCCGCCGGCGGGAGATCCGCGCCCGGCAacgcgaggaggaggagcgaCTGCAGCGCGAGCGGGAAAAGCTGGCCGCCGAGCGCGAGCGTATCGAAAAGGAGAAGGCGGAGCTGCTGCGGATCGTGCGCGAGCGGCAGAAGCTCGAGAGGGAGAAGATCGAGCTCGAGCATCTGGAGCTGAAACAGCAGCAAAGGAA GATCGAAGAGGCAAAGAGGTCGTTGAAGCGCCCGTCAACCGACCGGTATGATGATGATCGCAAGCGGCCCGCACCCGACAGGCGCGTTGaagcaccaccgccaccgaggTTCGATTCTTCGATCACCTCCAGTTCCGG ACGCTCCAACTACGACCGCATTCCGTCGACCGACAAGAAGAGTCGGTTGGACGATTACCCTGcatcgtcctcgtcctcctccaagcgagatgACTTCCGAAGGGACACCTTCAAGCGCGGTGACGATTACAGGCGCGGTGGCGATGACTACAAGCGCGGCGGAGACGACTATAAGCGCAGTGGAGATGACTTTAAGCGCGACTCTCGCGATGACTACAAATCGAGCGGCCGTTCGGGCGATGACTATGGCAAACGGGACAGTGGCTACAGCAAGCGCGATCTAGATCGTCCTATCTCCAGCTCGTACGATAGCCGtggaggcggtggtggtggtggtggcagtggcCTCCTTTCGCAATCGCTAGGCAAGGAGAGCCGCTATTCGGATCGCTCGAATGACTATCGCGGTGGCGGCGGAGGCGTCAGTGGTAGTAGCGGAGGCGGTCTGAACGGTGGAAGCGGCGGAGGCGGTCGTGGCGATGATCGTGATCGCAACAATTCCTCCAGCAGCCGGTACGGTAACGATCGTACGAGCGGCGGCAATGGAACGGCTTCCGGTGGCGGCAACTGGCACAGCAGCGCCGGGCTGTCGCAGATCAGTGGAATATCGTCGCTCGGCAATTGGGGCGATAAGACGAACgatggcggcagcggcggtggtggtggtggctggaGAAACATGGACAACGGCCAGGATCGGTACGATCGGACGTACAACGAGCGCAAACCGATGCCGATGTCctccggcggtggtggcggtggcggaggGGGAGGAGGTGGCTTCATGGATCAGTCGCGCGCGAATCAGTTCATGGGCGGCAGTGGCGGAAGGCCCCAGGACCGGTACGGCCAATCGATGTCCAATCGGTTCGACAACGGTCGCTACTAA
- the LOC121591103 gene encoding solute carrier family 25 member 40-like isoform X2: MARSVGSSVAVAPGEDMDDSRFRIRPYQQILSSCSGALVTSLFMTPLDVVKTRLQAQQKVLISNKCYLYCNGLMDHICPCGPNGPMAPSTISKRPLHFTGTIDAFTKISRYEGVPSLWSGLGPTLILALPTTVIYFVAYEQFRIRLKELYQRRKGRDAELPIWLPLLAGSSARVLAVTIVNPLELIRTKMQSEKLSYREVGQAFRSMLRVQGILGLWKGFFPTILRDVPFSGIYWTTYESFKKHFNVSQPTFAFSFAGGAISGGVAAFFTVPFDVVKTHQQIAFGEQFLYAQNGDSKAAGPKNPVRSIGTFETMGRIFQMNGIRGLFAGLTPRLVKVAPACAIMIASFEYGKNFFYRYNVQRYQERKDRVASGSGDGSV, translated from the exons ATGGCTCGCAGTGTGGGCAGCAGTGTCGCAGTAGCGCCAGGAGAAGATATGGACGACAGTCGCTTTCGGATTCGACCCTATCAGCAGATACTATCATCCTGTAGCGGCGCATTGGTAACGTCGCTATTTA TGACTCCACTGGACGTGGTCAAGACTCGGCTGCAGGCACAACAGAAGGTGCTGATATCAAACAAATGCTATCTGTACTGCAACGGGCTGATGGATCATATCTGTCCCTGTGGTCCGAACGGTCCGATGGCCCCATCGACAATCAGCAAGCGTCCCCTACACTTCACCGGAACGATC GATGCGTTTACCAAAATCAGTCGCTACGAGGGCGTCCCGTCGCTCTGGTCCGGACTCGGGCCCACGCTGATACTGGCCCTTCCGACGACAGTCATTTACTTCGTTGCGTACGAACAATTCCGCATCCGCCTGAAGGAACTGTACCAAAGAAGGAAAGGGCGGGACGCTGAGCTGCCGATCTGGTTGCCCCTGCTGGCCGGCAGCTCGGCCCGCGTGCTCGCCGTCACCATCGTGAATCCGCTCGAGCTGATCCGCACCAAGATGCAGTCGGAGAAGCTGAGCTATCGGGAGGTTGGCCAGGCGTTCCGCAGCATGCTCCGGGTGCAGGGCATTCTGGGGCTGTGGAAAGGGTTCTTTCCCACGATTCTGCGCGATGTGCCGTTCAGTGGCATCTACTGGACGACGTACGAATCGTTCAAGAAGCACTTCAACGTCAGCCAACCGACGTTCGCGTTCAGCTTCGCCGGCGGTGCCATTTCCGGCGGGGTGGCCGCCTTCTTCACCGTTCCGTTCGACGTGGTCAAAACGCACCAGCAGATCGCGTTCGGGGAGCAGTTCCTGTACGCGCAGAACGGTGACAGCAAAGCGGCCGGGCCCAAGAACCCCGTCCGATCCATCGGTACGTTCGAGACGATGGGCAGGATATTCCAGATGAACGGTATCCGGGGGCTGTTCGCGGGCTTAACGCCGCGCCTGGTCAAGGTGGCACCGGCGTGCGCCATCATGATCGCATCGTTCGAGTATGGCAAGAACTTTTTCTACCGCTACAATGTGCAGCGCTACCAGGAGCGCAAGGACCGAGTGGCGTCCGGTTCCGGCGACGGTTCTGTG TAA